Genomic DNA from Gorilla gorilla gorilla isolate KB3781 chromosome 13, NHGRI_mGorGor1-v2.1_pri, whole genome shotgun sequence:
GGGCGCCCAAGTTCGCTGTTGCTGGAGAGGGCGCCAAGTCCCCAGAGCTGGCGAAGAGTTAGGGGTGTTTCCAGCTCTGCCTGGGGACCTTCTCGCCCCAAGCCCCGGTTTCCCCATCTGCCCAGTGAGGGGCAGGAACTAGATACCAGGTTCCCAGCCTGAGATTCCGGGAGAGGGCCACCCCTGGCCCTTTTTCTGTATCTTGAAAGGTTCAGCCCGTGGACACGTTTTGCATCTTGTTTTGGGTGATGACAACTCGGGTTTACACATAagttgtggggggggggggttgtttttttggtgtttgtttttttttttttttgagacgttagtttcgctcttgtcacccaggctggagtgctgtagtgTAGtgagtggctcgatctcggctcactgcaacgtccgcctcccgggttcaagccattctcctggctcagcctcccgagtagctgagattacaggcacccgccaccacgcccggctaatttttgtgttttttagtagagatggggttttaccgtgttgactgggctgttctcaaactcctgacgtgagatgatccgcccaccgcggactcccaaagtgctgggattacaagcgtgaaccaacGCACCCGGCCACATAAATCAATTTTAATCCAGCTGTAACTTAAGGTGGTTACACGTTGTGTACATTAGACCCCAATAAAAACGTCAAAAACAAAACGAGGTTCCTTGGTGCCTGCTGAACCTGCCAACTGCAAGGTCGAGTTTCCTtgtgtgggctgcacccaccccAAGCCCCTGGGGTCCCCAGGTGTGTTCCAAGTTGAGCAGCAGCTCCACTGCCTGAAATGCACACATCTATGCAATATTCACAAAGTGAGTGCCAGCACAGAGACAATTCATCCCCATGCACACCCAGAAGGCAGGTGTTCTGTTCCAGGCTGACAGGTAAGGAAACAGGCTCAGTGAGGCAAAGGgtcctgcccaaggtcacagagccaatTTGCAGGAGGGCTGAGACCCAAAGCCCCGGGGTCTTAGGAAGAGTTTGCAGGGGAAGCCAATACCTTTCCCAATCCTGTCCCTCTGTTTCTGCTGGGAGCCCAGGACCTTCTCACACTCCAGGGCAAGGCTCTAGGACAAGGTTCCAGCCTTGCCTTTCTAGTTGGCAAAATGGACAAAGTGCAGTCCTCAGGCGCCGGAAGGTCGGGGAGGGGGAATATGAGAGGTGAGGATCTGCAGGCAGGTCCCTTAGAACTACCATCCTGGTTGTGTCCCCACACCCCCGGTGCAGTTCCTCAACCTACAGGCTTCTGTGTTAGCCACCTTGGAGGCTGCAACCCATTCCTGCTGTCTGCATCTCATCTCCTTGGGTATCTTGAGCACTCTGACCACCAGGATGGCCACCTCACCACTTACACAGACCCCACTGCACTCCTCCCAAGGCTAGAACAAAAAGCCTTTCCGCCTGGTCTTGACCTCAAGGAACCCAGGTACATGCACACAGCAGGCTGCCCTGACCAGCCAGTGTGTCTGAGGCTGCTGACCAAATGCCCCCAACCCTTATGGGCCTCCCACTGCCCTAAGATGACCCCCAGGAATATGGCAGGAACCCAGGCGCTCCCTGGGCACTGGCTCTGATGGAAGCACCAAGGtccccttctttcccttcccactgCTCACCCACTCATGAGTGGCCCGGATGGCTCCATGGAGCCAACTTTCCCGAGGCTGGAGAAGTCTCTAGGAAGCAGAATCTGTAAGGGAACAGGACAGAAACTCTCATTTGAGTATCTCAGCCCCTGTGCTACTATCTCTGAAGACTAGTTTAGGGGCCACAGTGGCAAACAGCTGAAAGCCAGCAGGGCTGCCATTGAGAAGGGATTTGGGGTGGCTCTGCAGTCCCCTCCAGCCCCTAGCAGCCCATCATCCTCTGCCTTCCTAGCCTCAGGCTCTTGGAATTTTAACCTCTGGTACTGCTGAATTTCCCAAGTGAAGCCACTTAATCTCCCCGACCCAGGTTTCCTCCCCTGTCACAGGAGGATAAAAATAGAACCTGATCCCGCAGctctgggaagggaagggggcaTGTGCAAAGGTTGGGGCTGTGATCGGGAGCAGGCTGCTGCCTTTGCCTCCTTGGCCATCACTCACCTCTCTACCTTCACGTTTTACTTCCTGAGCCTCCTTGTGGGCTGTCTCACGGCTCCATGAGAGCAGAGCACTTTGTCCATGAGGTATCCCTAAACATCCTTCAACAGTATCTGGCACCTAGTGGGTGCTCAATACAtagctgttgaatgaataaatgttctCTTCTGCACCTCTGtcctgccctccagcctccaTCTGTAAACCTCAGTGTAGCCCAAGCTCTTCCAGTGAAGCAGCCACCTGCTCACATCTAAAGGAGGCCCCAGAGCCAGGCCCCAGCCAGTACAGGAGccagggcctcagctgcctcctcctcctcctccttcacccacaatgccccttaaggcagcagtccccagcctttttggcaacgggccagtttcatggaagacaatttttccacggatgaGTGAGGGCGGATAATGGTTTTGGCATGAAACTGTTCcgcctcagatcatcaggcattagattctcataaggagctcacaacctagatccctcgcaggCGCAGTTCAGAGTACGGTTtgcgctcctgtgagaatctgatgccgctgctgatctgacaggagccggagctcaggcgggaatgctGGCTCACAagtgctcacctcctgctgtgcggccccgttcctaacaggccacggaccagtaACAGTCCAAGGCCCAGGGGTTGGGAATCCTGCCTTAAGGCACAGAGCAGTTACCTTATGGCACTGAAGTTTATACATCAGTTTCTTGAAAGTTTCATTATCATGTGTCTTTCCCCAGGATTGACCAGCTCTCAGCacaactttttaagaaaatgaatttctgtctCCACCAAGCAGAGGCTGGGCTACAGAGAACTCtggagggtggaggagcagaggtttttaattatacaatgatttagtgcctactatatgccaggccctgAGTCAAGAGCCTTATGTACACCATTTTACTGAATCCCGGAACAGTTCTATGACGTAGGGATGATTATGTCTACTTTACAGGTGAAAATGGAGGTACAGTGAGGTTAAATTACTAGCCTGAGCCATGAACCCAAATGTGGGTTCATATTtcacttataaaatatattccagAAGACTGCACCTTGGTAAGGGAAGGTGAGGCATTAACTTGAGGAAGCAAATGCCCAGATCTAAGTTCATTAAACTTCTCTTAGAAAAGAGTGggaggccgggcaccgtggctcatacctgtaatcccagcactttgggaggccaaggtgggcggatcacctgaggttgggagttcgagaccagcctgaccaacatggagaaaccctgtctttactaaaaatacaaaattagccaggcgtggtggctcatgtctgtaatcccagctactcaggaggctgaggcaggagatttgcttgaacccaggaggcagaggttgcagtgagccaagatcgtgccattgcactccagcctgggcaacaagagcgaaactctgtctcaaaaaaataaaaagaaaagggtgGGGAGCCCCATGGAAAGGAGGGAACTTGGAGTTGAGTCTTCTCACTTTCCTGTTCTTCCTGTCCCCAACATGGAAAATTGTTTGCACAAAAATCATAGCAAAGTCCTTAAAGGCATAGAGTGGAAAGGTCTCCGGTATAACCTGGGAGCCCCGGTGAACAGGGAGAGAGAGCTGTGCTGCAGCTGCATAAATGTGGTTGCAGAAAGACAGTCAAAAGGAGGCAGGCAGGACAAGAAGACAGGTGGGCCGGGctcaggggctcacacctgcagtcccacagtttgggaggctgaggtgggggatcgcttgagcccagtagttggaggccaatctgggcaacaaagtgagtgCCAGTATCTACGAAAAatcaaaaatttagctgggtgtggtggtgcacaacctgtggtcccagctacacaggaggctgaggcaggagagtcgctggagcccaaggaggttgaggctgcagggaactgtatttgcgccactgcactccaacatgtgggcggcagagtgagacccctgtctgaaaaaaaaaaaaaggacagaagagGTGACCCCCACTGAGTCTTAGTCTTCACATCTGTAAGATGGGTACAATAAATACTTActctgctgggcgcagtggctcacgcctgtaatcccagctctttgggaggctgaggcagacagaccacaaggtcaggaattcgagaccagcctagccaacatggtgaaaccccatctctactaaaaatacaaaagttagccagacatggtggtgtgcacctgtaatcccagttactcggggggctgagtcaggagaattgcttgaacccaggaggtggaggttgcagtgagctaagatcacgccactgcactccaacctgggtgacagagcaagactacgtctcagaaaacaaaaaacaaaacaaaacaaaaaaacaggccgggcgcggtgggtcatgcctgtaatcccagcactttgggaggccgaggtgggtggatcacctgaggtcgggagtttgagaccagcctgacaacctggagaaaccctgtctctactaaaaatagaaaattagccgggcatggtatctcatgcgtgtaatcccagctaccccggaggctgaggcaggagaattgctcgaacctgggaggcggagtttgcagtgagccgaggttgcaccattgccctccagcctgggcaacaagagcaaaactcggtctcaaaaaaaaaaaaaacaaaaaaaaaaccacttaccTCATAGGATTGGCGTGAGGATAAATGAGGTAGGAATACTCTCTCGTAGCTAGAACATTCATTCGTTCGTTCACTCCAGAGGTATTGATGGAGTTTCTATGCTCTCCCCTCCTGACACTGCAGATTCAACAGTGAACAAGACAAAGCCTTAGCTGTTGTGGAGCTGACCCCCTCCTAGGGACAGACAGACAATCATAAATTACTAAAACATACGGTGTGCCTGATGGTGTTCAGTGCTAGGGAGAAAAGGCAGGCAGGAAAGGGAGCCAGGGGGATGGGCTGATGTGGTCATGGCAGCTATATATGGGTAATAAATATCgtgggtaattttatttttctttttgatcattggtttttttccacttttctgtGGCAGATAGGTATTACTAGGTAATCAAAATTGagtttggttttaaaaatcagtcaTCATGATGTAATGGAGACAGAGCTGGCCTGGAAGGTCCTATAAATCTCTTGGGATCCTTGCTTAATTTGTAGGTGTCCTTGGCATTCCTGAAGCTGATGGTTTACGAGATGATGTGCCAGCCCGTCTTGGCTTTGCCATCCACAGGAAGGCTTTCTGCATTGCTGTCCTGGGACACCATGGCCCTCTCTGTGTTCCCTCCTCATATCCCCAGCCACAGAGAAGGAGCCCCAAGACAATAAAATAAGTGtgtttaaaaggattaaaaacgctctccctctccctctccctctccccatggtctccctctccctctctttccatggtctccctctgataccgagccgaagctggactgtactgctgtcatctcggctcactgcaacctccctgcctgattctcctgcctcagcttgcaatcgcaggcacgcgccgccacgcctgactggttttcgtatttttttggtggagacggggtttcgctgtgttggccgggctggtctccagctcctaaccgcgagtgacccgccagcctcggcctcccgaggtgccgggattgcagacggagtctggttcactcagtgctcaatgttgcccaggctggagtgcagtggcgtgatctcggctcgctacaacctccacctcccagccgcctgccttggcctcccaaagtgccaagattgcagcctctgcccggccgccacccgatctgggaagtgaggagcgtctctgcctggccgcccatcatctgggacgtgaggagcccctctgcctggctgcccagtctggaaagcgaggagcgtctctgcccggccgccatcccatctaggaagtgaggagcgcctcttcccagccgccgtcccgtctaggaagtgaggagcgtctctgcccggccacccattgtctgggatgtggggagcgtctctgccccgctgccccgtctgggatgtgaagagcgcctctgccccgccgccaccccgtctgggaggtgaggagtgtctctgactggtcaccccgtctgagaagtgaggagcccctctgcccagcagctgccccgtctgggaaatGAGGAGTGTCTTggcccggcagccgccctgtctgggaggtgggggacagCCCCCGTCCGgccgccgccctgtctgggaggtggggggcgcctctgcccagccgcctcatctgggaagtgaggagcccctctgcccggccgccaccccatctgggaggtgtactgaacagctcattgagaacgggccatgatgacaatggcggtttcgtcgaatagaaaagggggaaatgtggggaaaagaaagagagatcagattgttactgtgtctgtgtagaaagaagtagacataggagactccattttgttctgtactaagaaaaattcttctgccttgggatgctgttaatctataaccttgcccccaaccccgtgctctctgaaacatgtgctgtgtccactaagggttaaatggattaagggcagtgcaaggtgtgctttgttaaacagatgcttgaaggcagcatgctccttaagagtcatcaccactccctaatctcaagtacccagggacacaaacactgcggaaggtggcagggccctctgcctaggaaaaccagagacctttgttcacatgtttatctgctgaccttccctccactattgtcctatgaccttGCCAAATCCCCcgctccgagaaacacccaagaatgatcaacaaatactaaaaaaaaaaaaaaaaaaattcactagagaAATTTCATAGCATAtttgagaagacagaaaaaataatcagCAAACGTAAAGATAAGTCAATTGAAATTACGCAATtggaggaacagaaaggaaaaaagaataaagaaaaaaagtaacaaagcCTTAAAACTGTGGGACACTATCAAGCATACCAATATATGTACAATGGGAgtcacagaagaaaaagagacagtAAAGAGGAAAGATTATTTCAGTGAATAATGGccaaaaatttcccaaatttttgGTGAAAGATATGAATCTACATATCCAAGAAACTCAAAAAAGTTTTTTCAAGGTGAGATAAACTCAAATAGATCCATACCAAGCTACATTATCATCAAACAGTTGAAAGATAagaagaaggctgggcatggtggctcacacttgtaatcccaggactttgggaggctgaggcgggtggatcacctgaggtcaggattttgagatcagcctgaccagtatggtgaaaccctgtctctactaaaaatacaaaaattagccaggtgtggtggcgggtgcctgtagtcccagctactcaggagactgaggcaggagaattgcttgaacccaggaggcagacgttgcagtgagccaagattgcaccgctgcactccagcagcctgggcaacagaataagactgtgtctcaaaaaaaaaaaaaaaaaaaaaaaaagacaagaaaatcctGAAAGTAGGGAGAGAAGCAACTCATGTACAAGGGATCCTCAATACAGTTAACAGTGGACTTCTCATCTGAAATCACAAAGGCCAAAAGGTAGTGGGATGATATAcgcaaagtgctaaaagaaacaaaaaaacttgtcaaCCCAAAATTGTATATCTTGCAAAACTATTTctcaagaaaaaaggagaaattaagacattcccagataaacaaaaaccaagatgTTTACTTCTAGTAGACCTGCTATTTAAGAAATGCAAAAGGGAGTCAGTCAGGCTGGAATAAATGAACACTGAACAGTAACTTGAATCCATGTAAAGAGATAAAGAataggatgggtgcagtggctcatgcctgtaatcccagcactttgggaggccaaggtgggcagatcacaaggtcaggagttagagatcagcctggccaacatggtgaaactccgtctctactaaaaatacaaaaattggctgggcatagtggtgtgcacctgtaatcccagctactcaggaggctgaggcaggataattgttgaagccaggaggtggaggttgtagtgagccgagatcgcaacactgcattccggcctgggcgacaaagtgagactccgcctcaaaaaagaaaaaaaaaaaaaagagataaagaacacCAGTAAAGGTAATTACATATGCAAATTTAAAAGTCAccattaataatacatttttggttagtaactcttctttccctttcaaatgatttaaaaaataactacataattgtaaatatatgtcaATGcacacacaatgtatatatatatatgtaatttttaatcaGAACAAGATGGGGGATGAGCCAATATATGAGCAAAGTTTTTGGATACTGTTAAAATTAATCAGAATTCTGTTATGAATTAAGATGTTAATTGTAATCCCTagggcaaataatttaaaaaaaaacaaaatatatattaaaagagaaggaaatcaaaATGGTACACCTCCAAGTATCCAACGCAAAAGAAGCAGTGGagggggcaggtgtggtggttcatgcctgtaatcccagcacttcgggaggctgaggtgggaggatcacctgaggttagaagttcgagaccagcctggccaacatggtgaaaccctgtctctactaaaagtacaaaaattagccaggcgtagtggcgggcacctgtaatccctcctaacttgggaggctgaggcaggagaatcacttgaaccagggaggcagaggttgcagtgagcggaggtcatgccactgcactcctgcgtgggcgacagagtgagaccccctgtctcaaaaaaaaaaaaaaaaaaaagaagtagtggAGGAACAGAGGCATAAAAAAAGTTAAGACACTTGGGAGTTGCTGCAGCTGCCGCATGACATGATGCAGCCAAAGCCTAAAGGCTAGAGCTGGAGCTGCCTTGCCAGTGGCCCAGAAGGTCCTCTCCCCGAGAATTCGTGTCCTGGAGCTTCATTAGCACAGCGGCCAGTGAGGtgttcctgcctccctctttcttcctccgctctttctcttctctcttgttCAGTTTGCCTGGGAGCACGTAAGGAGAAAGCAGGGGGCTGCCCCAAACCGCTTCTGCTTCTGTTCATTGCAAGTGGCACTACCACCATGGGCCTCACcatctcctccctcttctcctgcTTCTTTGGCAAGAAGTAAATGCACATTTTGCTATTTGGATTGGATGCTGCTGGCAAGATGACCATTCTGTATAAACTGAAGTTAGGGGAGATAGTCACCACCATTCCTACCACTGGTTTTAATGTGGAAACAGTAGAGTATAAGAACACTTGTTTCACAGTACGGGATGTTGGTGGTCAAGACAGAATTAGGCCTCTCTGGAAGCATTACTTCCAGAATACCCAGGGTCTTATTTTTGTGGTAGATAGCAATGATCATGGAAGAATTCAGGAAGTAGCAGATGAGCTGCAGAAAATTCTTCTGGTAGATGACTTGAGAGATGCAGTACTGCTTTTTGCAAACAAACAGGATTTGCCAAATGATATGGCCGTCAGTGAAATGACAGATAAACTAGGTCTTCAGTCTCTTCATAACAGAACATGGTATGTTCAAGCCACTTGTGCAACACAAGGAACTGGTCTGTATGAGGGACTTGACTGACTGTCAAATGAACTTTCAAAACGTTAAATGAAACCGGATGTCTAACCAAGGACTTGTTTGATAAAATTGGTCTAGGCTTCTTACAACAAAATTAGTTTGTATCTTGGTTATTAAACAGTATCTGGGACTGGTTTGGGTAGAATATTAAACTTATTTTGTTGCCAATTATTGTTTACCAAGTATGATGTTGCTATTTAGCAATGTGCTTGGTTTTAAAGAAATCCTCCTGGGAAAAAAGTATCctcttttaattttacttccCATAAGCCTAATTGCCTGGACATAGCTATTGTGAAACctttaaataaatcaattttgAGTGTTAAAAAAAGggatatttagaaaacaaatagaaaaataacagaagtAAATACTTCtgcataaataattatattaaatctaaatgaattaaattctccaaGTAAAAGGCAGAGACTgacagaatggatttttttttaaaaaccaggatctaactatatgctgtctatatATAAGATATTCACTTtacagtcaaaaaataaaataggttaaaagtaaaagtacgaaaaaagatattttatgtaaacagtAACTAAAAGAGAGCTGGCCTGGCTATACTCATATCAGACAAAATATGGTTTAAGACAAAAATGTTTATAAGAAACAAAGACATTATGTAATACTAAAATActccataaattaaaaatatataacaattataaacatccATGCACATAACAACAAAGCTGCAACACATATGAGCaaaaactaacagaattgaagTGAGAGACATTAGTccaacaataatagttggagactttaacactccattttctcttcttttcctttcttttcttttttctttttttttttttccagatagagcctttgttgcccagactggagggatcttggctcactgaaacctctgccttctaggctcaagtgatcctcccacctcagtctcccaagtagctgggactacaggtgcgtaccaccatgcctggctaatttttgtgtgtgtattttttgtggagatgggttttgccatgttacccagaatggtctccaactcctaggatcaagcaatccacctaccttggcctctgaatgtactgggattacaagcaagagccactgcacGTAGCCAGCACCCCActttcttcttgttgttgttgttttgttttgttttgtttttgtttttgtttttctgagatgcttgctttgtcacccaggctggagtacagtggcacatctcgtctcactgcaacctctgcctcttgcgtcccaacaattcttctgcctcagccccctgagtatctgggactatacaCATGAGTCAACACAACtgattactttttgtatttttagtagagacggggtttcaccatgttggccaggctcgtcttgaactcctgacctcaagtgatccacccgcctcagcctcccaaagtgctgggattacaggcataagccactgtgcctggccagcccccaaaatttatatgttgaagtcttaaccctcagtacctcagaatgtgactgtatttggagatagtgtCTCTAAAGAAGTCATTAAGTTAAAATAAGATCATTAaggtgggccctaatctaatatgacatgtgtccttataagaagaaaaatatctagaCACAGACAGTACAGAGGTGAAGACATACGGAGAAGAtggctgtctacaagccagggaGACAGGTCTCATAAGAAACCAATCCTGctctcgctctccctctccctctccctctccctctccctctccctctccctctccctctccctctccctctccctctccctctccctctccctctccctctccctctccctctccctctccctctccctctccctctccctctccctctccctctccctctccctctccctctccctctccctctccctctccctctccctctcccctctttccacggtctccctctgatgccgagccgaagctggacggtactgctgccatctca
This window encodes:
- the LOC129524725 gene encoding ADP-ribosylation factor 4-like yields the protein MHILLFGLDAAGKMTILYKLKLGEIVTTIPTTGFNVETVEYKNTCFTVRDVGGQDRIRPLWKHYFQNTQGLIFVVDSNDHGRIQEVADELQKILLVDDLRDAVLLFANKQDLPNDMAVSEMTDKLGLQSLHNRTWYVQATCATQGTGLYEGLD